The following proteins come from a genomic window of Sardina pilchardus chromosome 1, fSarPil1.1, whole genome shotgun sequence:
- the LOC134092383 gene encoding uncharacterized protein LOC134092383, translating into MGRQKSVGEVGLPKVTPQSELSVKIPPDQSQAQTHPRQRPSRTRTGARRRSSVENSNFSTPHELWDKEDWETTRKQTGNQKENYHGGGEKGAAESTWGDPTKPSKVQTWSRLRPCRRGPKKSYFRWRKRKAGVEEDPPLPLLHWQQQQHVEIEDWEQEISEQDNGEADHDSPYGIEDVLTVALMRLSVEQGGCIPSLYNPSVHHMPPVKWEYRSRATVEGQFSDAEE; encoded by the exons ATGG GTAGGCAGAAAAGTGTTGGTGAGGTGGGCCTGCCCAAAGTGACACCCCAGTCTGAGTTGTCTGTAAAGATCCCCCCAGATCAATCTCAGGCGCAAACGCATCCAAGGCAACGGCCATCAAGGACAAGAACCGGTGCGAGGAGGAGGTCTTCAGTAGAGAACTCCAATTTCTCAACGCCACATGAGCTATGGGACAAAGAGGACTGGGAGACGACTAGAAAACAAACTGGAAACCAAAAAGAGAACTATCATG GTGGAGGCGAGAAGGGAGCAGCCGAGTCAACGTGGGGGGACCCCACCAAGCCCTCCAAAGTCCAGACCTGGTCTCGTCTCCGGCCGTGCAGGAGAGGCCCCAAAAAGAGCTACttcagatggaggaagaggaaggcggGCGTGGAGGAAGATCCCCCTCTGCCCCTGCTGcactggcagcagcagcagcacgtggAGATCGAGGACTGGGAGCAGGAGATCAGCGAGCAGGACAACGGGGAGGCCGATCACGACAGCCCGTACG GTATCGAGGATGTCCTGACGGTGGCGCTGATGAGGCTGAGCGTGGAGCAAGGTGGCTGCATTCCGTCCCTCTACAACCCCAGCGTCCACCACATGCCCCCGGTCAAGTGGGAGTACCGCAGCCGCGCAACGGTGGAGGGGCAGTTCTCGGACGCAGAGGAGTGA